In Fluviicola taffensis DSM 16823, the following are encoded in one genomic region:
- a CDS encoding serine hydrolase domain-containing protein — protein MLFPILIFGQKDISTNLAKYMQAQVDVNNFSGTVLVTKNGSVLLKKSYGLADYEWNIKNTVNTKFQLASVTKQFTAAAILLLVEKGKLSLNDHLSDFFPDYPKSDSVTIHMLLAHSSGLALGFKDLALTTISVDSAYSEIKKIPYDFSPGTKSEYSNIGYYLLAKIIEKVSGQTYAAFLKENIFEKVGMNNTGVSNNDSIVSEKAKVYCRTEKGFIQNPYINWGFNIGHDGVYSTVEDLALWDNALYGTTILSAEMKKRMFTPHNSENWGYGFIINPFYNHGHQLIAHDGGFFGTMTSFNRFTDDKLFVTVLSNNESQSYIIAYGLSAISFQKDVELPYKHSQIKIDTLLYDQFTGKYGEIEIIKTDGKLYYNSSEMELLPESKLKFFRADNNDRTIEFIQDKSGSYSSLILTKGGVKEIIKRTIQ, from the coding sequence ATGCTATTTCCAATACTGATTTTTGGACAAAAAGACATCTCAACCAATCTTGCAAAATACATGCAAGCACAGGTTGATGTAAACAATTTTAGTGGAACAGTTCTTGTCACAAAAAACGGTTCGGTTTTATTGAAAAAATCATACGGTTTAGCGGATTACGAGTGGAATATCAAAAATACCGTAAATACTAAATTTCAGTTAGCTTCGGTGACAAAACAATTTACAGCTGCTGCTATTCTCCTGTTAGTAGAAAAAGGGAAACTGTCACTGAATGATCATCTAAGTGATTTTTTTCCAGATTATCCGAAATCCGATAGCGTTACTATTCATATGTTATTAGCTCATTCTTCAGGACTTGCATTAGGGTTTAAAGATCTGGCATTAACTACCATTAGTGTTGATTCTGCTTATTCTGAAATAAAGAAAATACCTTACGATTTTTCACCAGGAACTAAAAGTGAGTATAGCAATATTGGCTATTACCTGTTAGCTAAGATTATAGAAAAGGTTTCAGGTCAAACCTATGCCGCTTTTTTAAAGGAAAATATATTTGAAAAAGTAGGAATGAATAATACAGGCGTCAGTAATAACGATTCAATAGTATCAGAAAAAGCCAAGGTATACTGTCGAACAGAAAAAGGATTCATCCAGAATCCCTATATCAATTGGGGATTTAATATAGGCCACGATGGCGTTTATTCTACCGTCGAAGATTTGGCATTATGGGACAATGCTTTGTACGGAACAACTATCCTCTCAGCAGAAATGAAAAAACGAATGTTTACACCCCATAATTCTGAAAATTGGGGGTATGGATTTATAATTAATCCATTTTATAATCACGGACATCAACTAATTGCGCATGACGGAGGTTTTTTTGGCACAATGACTTCTTTTAATCGATTTACAGATGACAAACTCTTTGTAACGGTTTTATCTAATAATGAATCTCAATCTTATATTATTGCTTACGGACTTTCCGCAATTTCTTTTCAAAAAGACGTTGAACTTCCTTACAAACATTCTCAGATCAAAATAGATACTTTACTATATGATCAATTTACAGGGAAGTATGGTGAAATCGAGATCATAAAAACGGATGGAAAACTGTACTATAATAGTTCCGAAATGGAACTCTTGCCTGAATCCAAATTAAAATTTTTCAGAGCAGACAATAACGACAGGACGATTGAATTTATTCAGGACAAATCAGGCAGCTATAGTTCTTTAATTCTAACAAAAGGTGGAGTGAAAGAAATAATAAAGAGAACTATTCAGTAA
- a CDS encoding alpha/beta hydrolase, with amino-acid sequence MKHLALLTLFSFSVLISVAQKGKSKNGKESVSITETSNSKPFVLGTIEEIQSKELSEKRTLNIYLPEGYNPNDSIKYPVIYLLDGSADEDFIHIVGLVQFFSFEWINQLPKSIVVGVANVDRKRDFTFASDVKPTIPTPNSGHSDKFISFIEKELQPFIENKYHTNTDKTIIGQSLGGLLATEVLLKKPTLFNKYIIISPSLWWDNGSLLEFNSTILSESSTQQTDIYIAVGKEGITPTKIPRVMEVDANLLADKLKKSKSKSVNVFFDYLPLENHATIMHQAVMNSFQFLYPTLQH; translated from the coding sequence ATGAAACATTTAGCGCTACTCACACTATTCTCTTTTTCTGTATTGATTTCAGTGGCCCAAAAAGGGAAGTCTAAAAATGGGAAGGAATCAGTTTCAATAACTGAAACTTCTAATTCCAAGCCTTTTGTGCTAGGTACAATCGAAGAAATCCAATCAAAAGAGCTTTCAGAAAAAAGAACGTTGAACATTTATCTCCCAGAAGGTTATAATCCAAACGATTCAATAAAGTACCCAGTAATTTACCTACTCGACGGTTCTGCAGATGAAGATTTTATTCACATCGTTGGACTTGTTCAGTTCTTTAGTTTCGAATGGATCAACCAGCTGCCGAAGTCTATTGTAGTGGGTGTTGCAAATGTTGACCGAAAAAGAGATTTTACATTTGCATCTGATGTAAAACCAACCATTCCAACTCCAAATTCAGGGCATTCTGATAAATTCATCTCATTTATTGAAAAAGAGTTGCAGCCATTTATTGAAAATAAATACCATACAAATACCGATAAAACCATCATTGGGCAATCCTTAGGCGGATTACTTGCTACGGAAGTACTTTTGAAAAAACCGACACTCTTCAACAAATACATTATCATTAGCCCTAGTTTGTGGTGGGATAATGGTTCGCTTTTGGAATTTAATTCAACAATACTATCTGAGAGTTCAACTCAACAAACAGATATCTATATTGCTGTTGGAAAAGAAGGTATAACACCCACCAAAATTCCCCGAGTAATGGAAGTAGATGCTAATTTATTGGCGGATAAATTGAAGAAATCAAAAAGTAAAAGCGTAAATGTGTTTTTCGATTATTTGCCGTTGGAAAATCACGCTACAATTATGCATCAAGCAGTTATGAATTCGTTTCAGTTTTTGTATCCAACGTTGCAACATTAA